In Candidatus Saccharimonadales bacterium, the genomic window CAAAGATATCGAGACCATGCTTATTACCAGTGACCTCGACATGCTCCAGCTGGTCAATCCGCACGTCCACGTCTACGCCCTCAAAAAAGGCCTCAGTAATATTGAAGAATTTTCGCCGGAGAGTCTGGAAGCGAAATACGGTATTCGTGTCGACCAGATGTTGGACCTAAAGGCTCTTAAGGGCGACTCGTCGGACAATATTCCTGGTGTGCCCGGCATTGGTGAAAAGGGTGCCGTCGCACTGCTGCAAGAGTTCGGAACGCTTGACAATATTTATGAAAACCTTGGCCTCATCAAGGACGCCACGCGCCGCAAGCTGGAAGCTGGCCGTGAACTGGCATATCTGAGCAAGCAGCTGGGTGCTATCTGGACGGACGCTCCGCTCAAGCTCGATCTGAAAGAAGTCGATGGTACGCTGTGTGATCCACAGAAGATTCTGGATCTGCTGCAAAAATTAGAATTCAAGAGCCTGGTACGTCAATTGCCAGATGTTATGCACATCAAGGGTAAAATAACAGCCACCAATGCTTTCCAGCAGGGAAAGCTAGCCAAAAACACCATTATCTCATCCATCGATGAGCTACAAAATCTTAAACTGACGCCGTCGCAGGAACTGACAGTGCACGCTCGGGCCGCTGGCCGGCATGGCAAAGATCCGCGCGTCCTGCTGCTCAGTCCAAAATCCGATGAAGTTTATAGCTTTGATCTGGCCAAGCTGCCGCACGAAGCAGTTGCCGAAAAACTGAACGATTATATGGGTGAGAGCGGCGCTTACCTCATTGGTTACGATATTAAAGCATCTCTGAAGGTACTTCGTGAAATTGGTGTTGGCAGGCCGGCAGTCGGCCACGATGTCATGATTGGAGCCTTTTTACTCAACGCGCTGCGCCGTGAGCAGACACTGACCGATCTGGCAGAAGCCGATCTCAATTATGCCGGCTCATCGCTTGAGGACCTTAGCGATGAAGAAATTATCCAACGGGCCCCAGATTTTGTATCACTCATCGCGGCACTGTACGAGCATCAGGCTACATCGCTCAAGGAAATCCCGAAGCTCGATCAGCTTGCCAAGGATATCGAATGGCCGGTTATCACCGTGCTGGCCGACATGGAATATGAGGGCATGCTGCTCGACACTGCGTACCTGGCGGACTTCTCAGACGAAATAAACAGCCTGATTGGCGGTTACGAACAGCAGATATATGAACTGGCCGGGCAGGAATTCAATATCGGCAGCCCAAGCCAACTGGCCGATATATTGTTCGACACGATTGGTATGTCGCCGCTCGGCATCAAAAAGGGCAAAACTGGCTACAGCACTGCTGCCAGTGAACTAGATAAGCTGCGCGGTCAGCACCCAATTATCGACCTCATCACGCAGTACCGCGAAGTCGCTAAGCTGAAGAATACCTACGTCGATACATTGCCGAAGCTAGTAGACGACGAATCGCGGGTACATACCACGTTCGCTCTGACCGTGGCCCAGACTGGCCGGCTCAGCAGCAACGATCCGAATCTGCAAAATATCCCAACCCGCACCGACCTCGGTCGCCGGATTCGCACGGCCTTTGTAGCGGGCCATTCGGGAGACGGCAGGCGCAACAAGTTTGTCAGTGCCGATTACAGCCAGTTCGAACTGCGTCTGGCCGCGGTGATGGCCAAGGACGCCGAGCTTGTCAGTATGTTTAATAGCGGTGCCGATATTCATACTGCAACTGCCGCCAGGGTGTACGGCCGTCAGGTAGAGGATGTGACGAAGGGTATGCGCCGGGCGGCGAAGGTAATTAACTTCGGGATTTTATACGGCATGAGCCCGCATGGCCTGTCGATAGCCACCGGCATGAGCCGCGAACAAGCAGTGACCTTTATCGACAAATACAAGCAAGTGCGGCGGCCACTGTTCGACTATATGGACCGTACGCGCGAACTGGCCCGATCTCAAGGCTACGTTGAAACCCTGCATGGCCGCCGCCGACCGATGCCTGATATCCATTCGCCGAATTTCATGGTCCGCCAGGCTGCCGAACGGGCTGCCATCAATATGCCCATCCAGGGCACCGAAGCCGACCTCATGAAGCTAGCTATGATCCGGGTTGACGAATTGCTGCATGAAAATTTCCCGGCATCAAAGCAGCTGCTGCAGGTGCACGATTCTATTCTCGTCGAATGCCCCGAAGCAGACGCCCCGGAAATCGCCGCGCTGCTCAAGGAAGCCATGGAAAACATCTATACGCTACCAGTCCGGCTTGATGTCGACGTGACAATCGGAGACAACTGGGGAGAACTATAACGCAGAGCGCTACCGTAAATTATTCTACTGCCCGGGCGCAGCAAATCCGGTACGATACAACCACCATATAATCTGGAGATCCTACCATGCCTGAAATACCTGACCTTACACTGAATACCGGGGCCGCAATACCACAAATCGGCTATGGACTATGGCGTAATGCCGATCATGATGAGTGCGTTGACGCAGTAGCCTATGCCCTTGACGCCGGCTATACGCACTTTGACGGTGCGCAGATATATGGCAACGAGCAACACCTCGGTGAAGCGATCGCGAACAGCGGAGTTGACCGGGCAGAATTGTTTATCACTACCAAGATCTGGACCGATAATATGGACGCTGGCACCGTCGAACCGAGCTTTCGAGAGTCACTAGGGAAGTTGCGCACTGACTACGTTGACCTGCTGCTGTTGCATTTTCCGGTTACCGAAACGCGCGCCGAAGCCTGGCTGGAGCTCGAGAATATATACGAATCGGGCGCCGCTAAAGCAATTGGCGTCAGTAATTACACCGTCGGTCATCTGGAAGAATTATTAAAAACCTGCAAGGTTAAACCAGCCGTAAACCAGGTGGAACTCAGCGTCGTGTTGCAGCAGCCGGAGCTAGTAGAATACTGCAAAGATAACGACATAATTGTCGAGGCCTACACGCCGCTTGCAGAAGGCCATTTCTTTGACGATCCAATCTTGAAGGAGCTGGCAGCCAAGCATGGCAAATCCGTCCAGCAGATCATGCTACGCTGGTGTATCGATTACAGCGTCGTTTGTTTAACCAAGTCTGCCAAAAAGGACCGCATTGAACAAAACATTGATATATTTGATTTTGAACTGGATAAAGACGATATGACAAAACTCAAAACACTTGATCAAAATCACCGCACAAACTGGGACCCAACCCACGTTGCGTAAATAGCGCAGCCTAGTATCTTACTGACAATGCACGAGCATAAGCCCATGATAGGAGTTAGAAGGCACACACAACGTGCCTTCTTTAAGTGGAGGTATATGAAATGGTAAAATTTGAAGGCGACGATGAATTGCAAACGCAACCTGGTTCTATGTCTGGTGGTGTAAATACATCGGAAGAAGATTTACCAGAAATAACCAGCGGTGAGCGACCATTTTATGCGGGCCGACAGAGCAGTGAGCCAATCCCAGGTATACATACGGAAATCAATGAAGATGATCAATCGGATATGTCTGCGGAGGCAGGTGATATGGCACATACTAACCTCTCAGGTTGGGAAAGAGACCCTACTAAATTATCACAGTTGCCACGCGAAGATGTGCCTGAAGCACTAGGTAGCTTAGTTGTGCCAATCCCTGATCCGGTAGTTCCCGTCAAGCCTGGCTCGGATAACTTTTTACCATAAGACTACGAAATGGAAGTTTAGTAATGGATGAACAATTACTTCGCTCAGTACAACGACAGCTCCGCGCGATTAAAATAATGCTCGGATTCTTTTTTGTCATGATTTTAGCTATGCTGGCGATTCTCGGCTTCATTACCTATAAAGTCGTTACTTTTACCCAGGATATTACAAACAAAGTTACAAATATCCAAGATCAGACCAAGCAAAGCCTGAACCTAAAAAGTCAGGTTTGTGAGAATAAATCTTTAACCAATTTGCTCGGTAGCAATAATAGTTTGTGTAATGGTCGATAAATTTCTGCCGACCGATGAATAATATGCATATGCTATTGCAATATAGCTAACTATGTGCTATTATAAGCACACTACGCTCAATATAGGTGAGGTGTGTACATAATTATGAAATTTATCATTGGTTTTCTTATCTCAATCGGACTGCTCATCTTTGTGTTTGTCCTGATTTTTCGTGGCGGCGGTGATTCCGCTGACCAGACGACCAAACAGGGAACGAAGCTTATTGATTATGCCAATAGTAGTAGTGCTGTTATGCAATTTACGCAGGAGGGACCGGTAACGGCCGACCTCACACACAACCGTGTCCGGATTACTGTTGGCCGTGACCAAACGACAATAGAAACGTTCAAGGGTTACGAGGGTCCTGCCGTAAATAGCAAATCGTATGCCAATAACTCCACGGCATATGCTGATTTTCTGCAGGCTTTGCAACTCGCTGGCTATACCGAAGGCAATAGTGACAAAGAATTTGCCGATGAACGTGGCCGTTGTGCAACTGGTCAGCGCTACATCATGGGCATCCAGGATGGCAGCAGCGAAATCCAACGCTTTTGGGCAACATCATGTGGCGGCGCAGCTACCTTCAAGGGTAAATCAGCAATTGTTCGAAGCCTCTTCATTCGCCAAGTCCCGGACTATAACACCGTCGCTGGCAATCTATCCCTCTAGGCAGACCGGACCGCAGCCTTATATACTGGTAGAGTGATACAAGCTGTAATATTTGATTGTTTCGGCGTCCTGACGTCTGACGCTTGGCTACCGTTTAAGCGGCGCTATTTTGGTCATGACCCAAATCTGGAGCAGCAGGCAACTGACCTCAACAAACAAGTCGATGCCGGCCTGGCGGATTATGATGATTTTATCAATGGCATCGCTGAACTTGCAGGCATGCAACCGACGCAAGCCCGGGCGGAAATTGCTAACAACGTCGCTAACGAAGCCCTTTTCGAATACATGGCTCAATTTTTGAAGCCGCAGTATAAGATTGGCTTGTTGTCAAACGCTGGCGCTAATTGGCTCGACGAACTGTTTGGCGAAAAGCAGGCCGGTCTGTTTGATGCTGTTCAGTTATCCTGCGACACCGGCTTTGTGAAACCCGACGCCCGTGCCTATCACGGTGTGGCCGACGCACTTGGCGTGGCACCGGAAGCATGCATTTTTATAGACGACCAAGAGCGGTACTGTACCGGGGCCCGCGACGTCGGCATGCAGGCTGTGGTGTACCATGAGTTTGAACAATGCAGAGACGAGCTTGAGGGGTTGCTGGGGCGCTCAAGCCCACGCTAGGCTGGTATGTCCGCTTAAGCAATCCGAAAGATGAGCCGTTTGCTGGTGCTGGCCGCCCGCTGAATCT contains:
- the polA gene encoding DNA polymerase I, whose product is MSEKSQASRKKLVVIDGKSVFYRGYYAMPNLSTKDGTPTGGVFGFASMALEVIKRLQPDYVAVAWDKPKTNIRRRLALYPEYKAGRKPTPPDFKAQIPVLQELLQAFGWPLYEMDDYEADDIMGALAVQATAKDIETMLITSDLDMLQLVNPHVHVYALKKGLSNIEEFSPESLEAKYGIRVDQMLDLKALKGDSSDNIPGVPGIGEKGAVALLQEFGTLDNIYENLGLIKDATRRKLEAGRELAYLSKQLGAIWTDAPLKLDLKEVDGTLCDPQKILDLLQKLEFKSLVRQLPDVMHIKGKITATNAFQQGKLAKNTIISSIDELQNLKLTPSQELTVHARAAGRHGKDPRVLLLSPKSDEVYSFDLAKLPHEAVAEKLNDYMGESGAYLIGYDIKASLKVLREIGVGRPAVGHDVMIGAFLLNALRREQTLTDLAEADLNYAGSSLEDLSDEEIIQRAPDFVSLIAALYEHQATSLKEIPKLDQLAKDIEWPVITVLADMEYEGMLLDTAYLADFSDEINSLIGGYEQQIYELAGQEFNIGSPSQLADILFDTIGMSPLGIKKGKTGYSTAASELDKLRGQHPIIDLITQYREVAKLKNTYVDTLPKLVDDESRVHTTFALTVAQTGRLSSNDPNLQNIPTRTDLGRRIRTAFVAGHSGDGRRNKFVSADYSQFELRLAAVMAKDAELVSMFNSGADIHTATAARVYGRQVEDVTKGMRRAAKVINFGILYGMSPHGLSIATGMSREQAVTFIDKYKQVRRPLFDYMDRTRELARSQGYVETLHGRRRPMPDIHSPNFMVRQAAERAAINMPIQGTEADLMKLAMIRVDELLHENFPASKQLLQVHDSILVECPEADAPEIAALLKEAMENIYTLPVRLDVDVTIGDNWGEL
- a CDS encoding HAD-IA family hydrolase — its product is MIQAVIFDCFGVLTSDAWLPFKRRYFGHDPNLEQQATDLNKQVDAGLADYDDFINGIAELAGMQPTQARAEIANNVANEALFEYMAQFLKPQYKIGLLSNAGANWLDELFGEKQAGLFDAVQLSCDTGFVKPDARAYHGVADALGVAPEACIFIDDQERYCTGARDVGMQAVVYHEFEQCRDELEGLLGRSSPR
- a CDS encoding aldo/keto reductase yields the protein MPEIPDLTLNTGAAIPQIGYGLWRNADHDECVDAVAYALDAGYTHFDGAQIYGNEQHLGEAIANSGVDRAELFITTKIWTDNMDAGTVEPSFRESLGKLRTDYVDLLLLHFPVTETRAEAWLELENIYESGAAKAIGVSNYTVGHLEELLKTCKVKPAVNQVELSVVLQQPELVEYCKDNDIIVEAYTPLAEGHFFDDPILKELAAKHGKSVQQIMLRWCIDYSVVCLTKSAKKDRIEQNIDIFDFELDKDDMTKLKTLDQNHRTNWDPTHVA